One genomic window of Halogeometricum rufum includes the following:
- a CDS encoding helix-turn-helix domain-containing protein: protein MVKLDDVDPEELRRTLADVDSAKEAKRLVVALDYLDDVPVSVLAERYGIPRSTLYYWLDRFETEPISEAITDEDRPGRPRKLDDRDRKRLSEHLEASPGEHAYDADEWTPELVRDHVERVFGVSYSVGHVRRLLRELRSS, encoded by the coding sequence ATGGTCAAACTCGACGACGTGGACCCCGAGGAACTTCGTCGCACTCTCGCAGACGTGGACTCCGCGAAAGAGGCGAAACGACTCGTCGTCGCTCTGGACTACCTCGACGACGTACCGGTCTCGGTCCTCGCAGAACGGTACGGAATCCCGCGTTCGACGCTCTACTACTGGCTCGATAGGTTCGAGACGGAGCCTATCTCCGAGGCGATTACCGACGAGGACCGGCCGGGACGCCCCCGGAAACTGGACGACAGGGACCGGAAGCGACTCTCGGAACACCTCGAAGCGTCTCCCGGCGAGCACGCGTACGACGCGGACGAGTGGACCCCCGAACTCGTCAGAGACCACGTCGAACGCGTGTTCGGCGTGTCGTACTCGGTCGGCCACGTCCGTCGCCTCCTCCGCGAACTGCGGTCGTCGTGA